In Hyla sarda isolate aHylSar1 chromosome 12, aHylSar1.hap1, whole genome shotgun sequence, a genomic segment contains:
- the LOC130296547 gene encoding DNA damage-regulated autophagy modulator protein 1-like: MELKGLGFVPLLLVFWCVAWLATSYIMTVVLGHAASPLMSISDVGNLFPENILLRIGFIGTSIGTLVLTFLIYKYMVMHTEEFRGHQVLIQRILLAIVWASCFATAVMHVLSPEEYPRIHFVSTIISITCEALYYLGQSIQMYKLPGAKKVIHHSRCTCCGLAFTCAIFYFGYKTLQELFHNDEDWDEIREITTIIIEWVMLLLILINIVTYYSTMQRLMLTISRNSCKLSLRVRIDDFGV, encoded by the exons atggagctaaaaggtttggggttcgtccccctcctgttggtgtTTTGGTGtgtggcctggcttgccaccagctacatcatgacggtcgtcctcggccatgccgcctcgccactgatgagcatcag tgacgtgggaaatttatttcccgaaaacatattattgagaattggatttatagggacatccattggcactttggtactaacctttcttatttataagtatatggttatgcatactgaagagttcaggggtcatcaggtcctgatccagaggatcctgctcgccattgtgtgggcctcctgttttgccacagctgtcatgcatgtattgtcccccgaagaatatcccaggatacactttgtcagcacgataatttccattacatgtgaagccttatactaccttgggcagtccatccagatgtataaattaccaggagcaaaaaaagtcatccaccatagtagatgcacctgctgtggcctggcttttacctgcgcaattttctactttggatataaaacattacaggaattattccataatgatgaagactgggacgagatccgtgaaatcaccaccataatcatcgagtgggtgatgcttctactgatcctgataaacatcgtgacctattattccaccatgcagaggttaatgttaaccatctccaggaacagctgcaaactctctcttagagtaagaattgatgacttcggggtttag